The following proteins are co-located in the Leptodactylus fuscus isolate aLepFus1 chromosome 8, aLepFus1.hap2, whole genome shotgun sequence genome:
- the LOC142217543 gene encoding up-regulator of cell proliferation-like, whose amino-acid sequence MEASKTITRLKWKLAEVFEENVDGFMDEVDSLQLIKPEKYIYLCGDISTVEKTLNLIELILQNGEEACKTFLDHLENMIPRFPGLSKVSQHFKDCKTKTFKDYLVELGMEKYVNSKLTLRNVLSIGLETLTHFNPKTIVDLPQHVLLNIIALDRNARKMELDNNVSHPESSVDDDPFDFFDIKSTGNRRSKSIHPLDVLCAVLSCSNKCLQQELVSKMSMCQFAVPLLLPSGDGSGCTFMLWAMRDIVKKWRPQSLADSKGFREDNVVNIEMPIFSFVRLGPNKLSKSKVLNQVLNPAQQHHDFFIHDNMEGGNIERKISDGLVEMSWYFPCGKSDVFFEPIAVANLRGDLESNWEQVTFLTKISSATFIFVESMWERQFRLLSSCGPSDTTFYFIVTPGKNKTVNPETRKHIQNLIPILKIEKTNVILKSTTINDAEFMNKIQTIIDDHLKAKPKLVTLKDITKQASNLNFNIDEASPELQTTKDYVLKITSMIKDVEKFKNQSLTLQGDLWRQLSKLEKELCRMTKQGGENQEMYVSKLQDDRNSLLKKQNEHDIPEAMVLFINAITHLSKEEKQHFLKWMKFDLDSIARKNLSELQTEYKEKCKKTDASANPQELKQLDKKISESSLGIEHFLRELGQFYESEYSTVKNQSDKQFSHLPGTAADLLLDGFPLELIDGDASNIPLQWITDVLTELDKKTGGQCRMRVITVLGVQSTGKSTLLNTMFGLQFPVASGRCTRGAFMTLIRVKENLQKELSCEFILVIDTEGLKAPELSSLDDSYEHDNELATLVVGLSDITIVNMAMENTTEMKDILQIVVHAFLRMKEIGKKPNCQFVHQNVSDVSAHDKNMRDRKKLLEQLDEMTEVAARMEKKSGILKFSDIMDYDLDKHNWYIPGLWQGVPPMAPVNSGYSEHVSELKKYLLQFLINQKHQGRASTIPEFCEWVRSLWTAVKHEKFIFSFRNSLVAEAYNKLSMQFSLWEWNFTKEVHEWVVRKETVIRNQKTHNFDENRDETKTDLDLLLIKEENKMIDLIKKYFESESENINLIERYREDFIKSVTSLRKELRRNAIDKYEKTLSIQKGNLKIQEIKKKYQTVIEEKIDGLLKSCREKNNELSDGEVEYAFNAMWKKTLSDLQIEKLNRRNVSQAILQQLRQDMSNKGPDINETLLAVKKLIEPCTSFIVKVSHVDRVWYKKMWDTVRGKSDKPYEVLGDFAASLIEMCDRYITEKEKTTEDYDDTYCQEILQMINTKVEADQFKSLHFTAQFELDIKIFIFGITSKRFQQIHDRFIEANDPRTCMDNLKPDYLSVFLDVFKAKDESLSRGKQFCEKCLTPAITDYVYGHLGKVMVDDILHGSDNQMFKSRSFFQYNLLKNLLEEMSFEKYVKYINHYETFSKDWILDKLSEIYQKPGALEPLQADLIRSIIKDVRDILKEDTTLKSKDIPKFLESVLEKLKIKLVISQSAMQIIMFNNKVNVPQFSFDIQLFLDQTEQQVHSDLKSMSFKSLLSKIKLKPQDELFRQVIGCEHQCPFCKVPCEAGGKGHTGHFASIHRPQGLGKYRWLWNSMLVTDICSTSVVSEAKFRNSDTCGNCHPYKDYRAIYPEWAIQPDGSIESSNYWKYIFVQYNGKFAQEYEAKPAVLPNGWKEITKEDALSSLKKTFNGE is encoded by the exons ATGGAAGCATCAAAGACCATTACACGACTGAAATGGAAATTAGCCGAGGTGTTTGAGGAGAACGTGGATGGTTTCATGGATGAAGTGGACTCTCTCCAGCTAATAAAACCTGAGAAATACATATATCTTTGCGGAGATATCAGCACAGTAGAGAAAACCCTTAATCTGATAGAACTGATTCTTCAAAATGGAGAGGAAGCCTGTAAGACGTTCCTTGATCATCTAGAGAACATGATTCCCAGATTTCCAGGATTGTCTAAGGTGTCTCAACACTTCAAGGACT GCAAAACAAAGACTTTCAAAGACTACTTGGTTGAACTGGGAATGGAGAAATACGTAAATTcaaagctgactctgaggaatgTCTTGAGCATTGGTCTGGAGACCTTAACCCATTTTAATCCTAAAACCATAGTAGATCTCCCTCAACATGTCCTACTGAATATTATAGCGTTGGACAGAAATGCAAGAAAAATGGAACTTGACAATAATGTGTCTCATCCAGAATCAAGTGTAGACGATGATCCATTTGATTTTTTTGACATTAAATCAACAGGAAATCGGAGATCAAAATCCATCCACCCCTTAGATGTTCTGTGCGCTGTCCTGAGTTGTTCAAATAAATGTCTTCAGCAAGAGCTGGTATCAAAAATGTCCATGTGCCAGTTTGCTGTTCCTCTCCTGCTTCCCAGTGGTGATGGTTCAGGCTGCACCTTCATGCTTTGGGCAATGAGAGACATTGTGAAGAAATGGAGACCTCAGTCACTAGCAGACAGTAAAGGATTCAGAGAAGACAACGTGGTGAATATTGAAATGCCGATCTTCTCTTTCGTCAGGCTGGGGCCAAATAAATTATCTAAATCTAAAGTACTAAATCAGGTTCTGAACCCTGCACAACAACATCATGACTTCTTCATACATGACAACATGGAAGGAGGAAACATTGAGAGGAAGATATCTGATGGGCTGGTGGAGATGTCCTGGTACTTTCCTTGTGGGAAATCAGATGTTTTCTTCGAGCCTATTGCTGTGGCCAACCTACGTGGAGACCTGGAGTCCAACTGGGAACAGGTCACATTTCTCACCAAAATCTCATCGGCCACCTTTATATTTGTTGAGAGTATGTGGGAGAGACAATTCAGGTTATTATCATCCTGCGGTCCATCTGACACCACATTTTATTTCATTGTCACTCCAGGTAAAAACAAGACTGTTAACCCAGagactagaaaacacatacagaATCTAATTCCAATCCTAAAGATTGAGAAAACAAATGTCATACTAAAGTCAACTACCATTAATGATGCCGAGTTCATGAACAAGATACAAACAATCATAGATGATCATCTAAAAGCTAAGCCTAAACTGGTAACACTGAAGGATATCACTAAACAAGCTTCTAATCTTAACTTCAATATAGATGAAGCTTCTCCTGAGTTGCAGACAACAAAGGACTATGTCTTGAAGATCACCTCAATGATAAAAGATGTAGAAAAGTTTAAGAATCAGAGCTTGACATTACAAGGAGATCTATGGAGACAATTGTCTAAATTAGAAAAGGAATTATGCCGAATGACAAAACAAGGTGGAGAAAATCAAGAAATGTATGTGTCAAAGTTACAAGATGATCGTAATTCActtctaaaaaaacaaaacgagCACGATATTCCTGAAGCTATGGTGTTATTTATTAATGCAATTACTCATTTATCTAAAGAGGAAAAACAACATTTTCTGAAGTGGATGAAATTTGATCTTGATTCCATTGCTAGAAAAAATTTATCTGAATTACAGACTGAATATAAAGAAAAGTGTAAGAAAACTGATGCATCAGCCAACCCTCAAGAACTTAAGCAGCTTGACAAGAAAATTTCTGAGAGTTCATTAGGAATTGAGCATTTTCTCCGTGAATTAGGACAGTTCTATGAATCTGAATATTCCACAGTAAAAAATCAATCTGATAAACAGTTCAGTCACCTCCCAGGCACTGCTGCCGATCTCCTGCTGGATGGATTCCCATTGGAGCTGATTGATGGAGATGCCTCCAACATTCCCTTACAATGGATAACTGATGTCCTGACTGAGCTGGATAAGAAGACTGGAGGACAATgtaggatgagagtgataactgtgCTGGGAGTGCAGAGTACAGGGAAGTccacccttctgaacaccatgttTGGTCTACAGTTTCCTGTAGCCAGTGGACGATGCACACGAGGAGCCTTCATGACCCTTATTAGAGTAAAGGAGAACCTTCAGAAGGAGCTTAGTTGTGAATTTATTCTTGTGATTGATACTGAAGGGTTAAAAGCTCCTGAATTGTCTTCACTTGATGACAGttatgaacatgacaatgagttggcCACATTAGTGGTTGGGttgagtgacatcaccatagTCAACATGGCCATGGAGAATACCACAGAGATGAAAGATATTTTACAGATTGTAGTCCACGCATTTCTAAGGATGAAAGAGATTGGGAAGAAACCAAACTGTCAGTTTGTCCATCAGAATGTGAGTGATGTGTCCGCCCATGACAAGAATATGAGAGACAGAAAGAAACTTCTAGAACAATTAGATGAAATGACAGAGGTGGCTGCAAGAATGGAAAAGAAAAGTGGCATTCTAAAATTCAGTGATATCATGGACTATGACCTGGACAaacacaactggtacattccaggACTGTGGCAGGGGGTCCCACCAATGGCTCCTGTAAATTCAGGATACAGCGAACATGTTTCTGAGCTTAAGAAATATCTATTACAATTCCTAATAAACCAGAAACATCAAGGCAGAGCTTCAACAATACCTGAATTTTGTGAATGGGTGAGGAGTTTGTGGACGGCTGTCAAACATGAGAAATTCATCTTCAGCTTCAGAAACAGTCTGGTGGCGGAAGCTTATAATAAGTTATCAATGCAGTTCTCCCTGTGGGAATGGAATTTTACCAAAGAGGTCCATGAATGGGTAGTGAGGAAAGAAACTGTCATTAGAAATCAGAAAACTCACAATTTTGATGAAAACAGAGATGAGACAAAAACAGATCTTGATCTTCTTCTGATTAAAGAAGAGAATAAAATGATTGACCTTATAAAGAAATATTTTGAAAGTGAATCAGAAAACATTAATCTGATAGAAAGATATCGTGAGGATTTTATAAAGAGCGTTACAAGTCTAAGAAAAGAGCTCAGGAGAAATGCTATTGACAAGTatgaaaaaacactttctatacaAAAAGGAAACCTAAAGATTCAGGAGATTAAGAAAAAATATCAGACGGTAATTGAAGAGAAAATTGATGGACTTTTGAAATCCTGCAGAGAGAAGAACAATGAGCTAAGTGATGGAGAGGTAGAATATGCATTTAATGCCATGTGGAAGAAGACCCTGTCAGATTTACAGATTGAGAAATTGAACAGACGTAATGTGAGCCAAGCAATTCTCCAACAGCTTAGACAAGACATGAGCAACAAAGGACCTGATATAAATGAAACATTATTGGCTGTGAAAAAGTTAATAGAGCCCTGTACCAGTTTTATTGTTAAGGTAAGCCATGTTGACAGAGTTTGGTATAAAAAAATGTGGGATACAGTACGGGGAAAAAGTGATAAACCTTATGAAGTGCTCGGAGACTTTGCTGCCTCACTGATAGAGATGTGTGACAGATACATCACCGAGAAGGAGAAAACCACTGAGGACTACGATGACACTTACTGCCAGGAAATTCTACAGATGATCAATACAAAAGTTGAGGCTGATCAATTTAAGTCTCTTCACTTCACTGCACAATTTGAGTTGGACATCAAGATCTTCATTTTTGGAATAACGTCTAAAAGGTTTCAGCAGATACATGACAGGTTTATTGAAGCAAATGACCCCAGAACCTGCATGGACAACCTGAAGCCAGATTATCTGAGTGTCTTTCTTGATGTTTTTAAAGCAAAAGATGAATCTCTAAGCCGAGGTAAGCAGTTCTGTGAGAAGTGCCTGACCCCAGCAATAACTGattatgtgtatggccatctgGGGAAAGTGATGGTCGATGACATTTTACATGGTTCAGACAACCAGATGTTCAAAAGTAGAAGCTTCTTCCAGTACAATCTCCTGAAGAACTTATTGGAAGAAATGTCTTTTGAGAAATATGTTAAATACATTAATCATTATGAAACTTTTTCAAAGGACTGGATCCTGGATAAATTATCAGAAATCTATCAGAAGCCGGGAGCCCTAGAGCCATTACAGGCAGATCTCATCCGCTCCATCATCAAAGACGTGAGGGACATTCTTAAAGAAGACACAACTCTGAAGAGTAAAGACATTCCCAAGTTCTTAGAAAGTGTTCTGGAGAAGCTAAAAATTAAGCTAGTTATTTCTCAATCAGCAATGCAAATTATTATGTTCAATAACAAGGTGAATGTTCCTCAATTCTCTTTTGATATCCAACTTTTCCTTGATCAAACAGAACAGCAAGTTCACTCAGATCTAAAGTCTATGAGTTTTAAATCTTTACTTTCCAAAATCAAATTGAAGCCTCAGGATGAGTTGTTCAGACAAGTGATTGGATGTGAACATCAATGTCCGTTCTGTAAAGTCCCCTGTGAGGCCGGAGGTAAGGGCCATACGGGACACTTTGCATCAATCCACAGACCTCAAGGTTTAGGAAAATACAGATGGCTTTGGAATTCTATGCTAGTCACAGACATTTGTTCAACATCTGTCGTGTCTGAAGCGAAGTTTAGGAATTCAGATACATGTGGTAATTGCCATCCATACAAAGATTATCGCGCCATCTATCCAGAATGGGCCATCCAACCCGACGGCAGCATTGAGTCCTCAAATTACTGGAAATACATTTTTGTCCAATATAATGGAAAATTTGCTCAAGAATATGAAGCTAAACCAGCTGTACTGCCTAATGGCTGGAAGGAAATTACTAAGGAAGACGCCCTCAGCAGCTTAAAGAAAACATTCAATGGGGAATAA